From the genome of Phlebotomus papatasi isolate M1 chromosome 2, Ppap_2.1, whole genome shotgun sequence:
ttaacacaaaTTATACTGTCTTATAGGGAATACTAGAACGATCtctgaatatttaatattttacggataaaaaaattgatcagtTAATTAGAtgattggtcagtaaaaaaaataaaaaggatgATCATGAACTCCAAAAATGCCAAGATATGgtggaaaggctcataattttggacagtttctaaatttggacactttgagggtaaaattggacactaaaaataaattgattaaaatgacggatttttattccaatatttgatgaataatgaattctatctaaatatttgttctttttggaagattttaacactaaatacgttaaattttgaatatgatttaagttaaaattgctttgttgaaaattcagtgtgagcaattgcttacgagaaatatgacagaactttgtgtttacttcagtcttatttagctgtgatgaagttactaacaatgtttcttcccttttttttgagatattattattgaatattcattgaaaattgtgttgattcacgttagtggtgatttgtacatttgacctgaagtgagatttgccttatgaattagatttttcgtgtgaaaaatgggaaattttttaagacacttaccagtgaggtgatactccttattttggacaggtgtttttctcacgaaatttcgtgaagtttcatattttgtgatgactaggttggacaaatgcctggagaaacaaaggagcatcatctctacgaaagagatgtagcgagaaatgccttgaaaggctcccggaaacttaccgaagtcaactcactttaatgaatgatatggaaagtttccgggcttcttgtgacattctacgtttcccttacatgaacaggaagagaccttggtaagattggttcatgaaatgaagaacaatgggcatcctgttgaggcggattagctgtccaaatttacagccaagttgtcctaatttaacaaccaagttgtccaaaataagagtcaaattcacctctacatatcaattcatttttaaacgtattaaaactaattttagtaaaaaaaaagacgataaatagctttccaagtttctaaacaacccttctgaaaaaagtgtaacaaaaaaatcatttagtattgaaaatatcgcacttcaaacttggaacatcgatgcttataagcagactgtccaaaattatgagcctttaccctttatctttttccctttgccaagaatattttattggtATACTTAccggaatattttattttacttaccgattttagttttttttttatcaatttcactGAAATACTGGTCAATCtgcttttaaacaaaattgaaccAATTTACTATTTCCTGTTTACTTAGTATGGATATAGagtatagggtaagtgcgccaaattccggccagcttgcaattcccgccaccttttttgttcgtcgaatttccatgaacttttagattttacgtactctagagattatacaatgaaaaagaataataaaaatatagcttcgacaaacgagatgacgtgaaaaagacattgcattggaagaattctcgaGGGACAAGGAACTTTGAGAATGAAGGTGTCCAatatagggcaccaaagctatgtctacatttttattctttttaaaatgcattaagaatgattttagagtaaataaagacgataaactgtctacaagaaggaaaaaaattattttgaataaaaaatttcagagacattggcgcttgcatgcaactatgccgaaatttggcacacttactatTAAAATTAACCTAATTCTTTGTTGGCGAAAGTATCCCTCTCATACTTGAagtttttggaaatttaaagtGCTTCAATTTTTACCACTAGCGGTTCATAGCTTGAAAGCaattttaagtataaaattaaattttatatctatttctcagatttttttttatttttctaaactgAATTATCATCTGTACAAAAGATGAGCAAAAAATGACTATAATTTGCTTGCTGTCGTGCACAGTTGATTACAAAAAAGGCACTGTTGAAATGAGTTAGTAAtgactccagcacaccttttagatcaggaaaatttcatgaagtcgaaattcgaatccctttctttctcacatgttttgcatatgactatctcattctttcgcataccaaattcgattgaactaaattgaatttggagtgatgtttaaaagaagaagaagagtaaaagagtatgagatagacatattcaaagcatgtgagaaagaaaggaattcgaacttcgacttcatgaaattttgctgatctaaaaggtgtgccggagccataaaaaattaaattgagtttctaatggctccggcacaccttttagatttggaaaatttcatgaagtcgaaatttgaatccatttctttctcacgagttttgcatatgtctatctcattctttcacactttttttctttcgaacatcacaacaaaatcaatttagctcaatcgaatttggagtgcgaaagaatgagatagacacgTGCAAAACGGGtcaaggtcaaaatcccgaaagccaaaatcccgaattcttaaaagtgtcatagctactcccatgatcaacaacacattttcattttttttcgaatgttttcttaaaaaatacaatttgaaaaataggaCCTTTAGGACCATCAATTTCCAAAATATTCtccactcaaaaaaaaaagacaataatttctatttttatattaCTCAATCAAAGAGATACCGTATAAAGAAGCAAAGTAATAACAACAATTATCACAAGTTGTGTGAAAAATCTTCGAGGATaagttaataaattaaaaacaataaattgggAAAGTATTAACACTTTGAAGAAATCCTTAAGAATATCATATTCTTTGCAGAAATAATTTCCCTAACTTCGAGAATTTCGGTCCCAATTTTGGAAATTTCGGATCATCAAGTGCTTTGGCAAATGCCAATGCACAAAATCAATATTTCGGCCAAAATGGTTTTGGTGGATCTGCCGCAAATGCGGGAGCACAATCATTTGAGTCTCATGGTCCTCTGGGTGGCTTTGGTGCTGCGGCTTCGAATGCACAGTCGCAGGGGTTCAATGTTGGCCCAAATGGTATCACAGTGAGTACATTTAATGTCCAAAGGcaagtattttttatttatttaggatGATCTATCTACAGGGATCTGCTGGACTGTCCGGAGGACAGACATACAATCTTCCCAATGGTCAAACTTTAAGTCTTACATACGGCAATACAGTGTCTTTTGGACCAGATGGAAAACCAACAGTTTCTCGTGGGAATTCCATTGCTTTTTCCTAAAGAGTTTGCTAAGGACAATGAGATTAAAGAAACGTGGAAAAGCTATAAAATctgttgctttttttttctttttggttttcaTCTTGATAAGTTCATTGGTCTTTTGATCTGTCCATTTCCGCATTTTATTGTTCACAATTAGCGTAACAGGAGAGTCAAAGATTGTGTCATCGGGATGTCTTCAGAGGAATACTAATAGACAAGGTAGAATTGATggatattcaattaaaatgacTCACTATacatttgcaaaaataaaattgagctcactttgaagtgtgcaaaattcatttgatcaatgaagaaaaaatcattcttgattgaatatttttgttgggGAGTGTTCGCCTGAGGAGAATTTTGGAGTTTTTCTTAACAAAGTACCTCCGTGAAAGGAATATCAAATAGAATTTGGACAAATTTTTTGTCTATAAAAGGCTAAGAAATTTGTTAATCTTCATTAAAAGTGTTTCTGTAGCTGCAAAATGCGGTTCTTGGTGATTTTTGCGTTTTTTAGCGTAACTTTTGCTGCTCCAGGTGAGATTCATTTGACTTTCTATCCCGGTGAAATTCTTTGAAGTGGATAATTTTGTCCCAGGATATTATTTCTACGGACAACCAATTCAACGGAGAGTTTTTCTGTACAACCATGAACCTCTCCAGAGACAGATGACTATTCAGTATCAGCCACCTCAGTGGATGCATCAAGTCTCTTCAACGTCCGATGGAGGTGTGTCAGCCTTTGTTGCAGGAAATTCCGGATCAACAGGAACAGTCTTTCAGCCATCCCTTGCTGAAGAATCCACAGCGAATGCCGATGAATCTTTTGCCACGGCTGAGAGTGATCCTGAAGTATCTTCAAAGACGGAAATCCCAAAAACTGATCCAGAAGTGACAGAAAAAGTTTCTCTACCAGAGAAAAAAGTTCAAGTTTTGGAGGAATCTGATGAAGATCAGGATGATTTCTTTGAAGACAGACGTCGAccaaattcatcaaaatcaaaGGGCATAATGTTGTTTCCTATGAAATTTGGTTCTACTGATGGAGCAGCAATTGCCATCGCCAACAGTTATAGCACAGGAAGGGGAGGAAATGCTGTTAGTCACGCCACAGCTTATGGAAATCCAATGGAAAAGAAGAAATTCAGAGAAATTCCTTAGGAAAAACGCTCTTTGTAGACCAGAAAcatattcaacatttttttttggtaatgaCAATAAAAAAACTGGAACAGTGAATATTGATTTCTTATTGTTCTctacacaaaattttataatgcTTTGATAGTTTTGGGATTAATTGTGGATTTCCTTGGACATcaaattcaataattcaaataaaatcacGCGTAAATAAGCGTTTAGTGAACAGCATAAGTATAAAAAGTGGACAGTTTATAGTGCATACgaaacattatttaaaaattagggtaagagtgccaaatttcgtcatagttgcatgcaagcatcaaagtcttaagtttgaaatgtaatattgtaaattcaaattgatttcttttattctttcttctgaaagaatgTTGcctggaaccttgtaaagaatttaccgtctttatttactctaaaatcaatcttaaaacattttaaaatgaataaaaatgtagacatagctttggtgccctatttcggccactttctttctcatagttccttgcccttcgggaattcttccaatatctttctcacgtcatctcgtttgtcgaagctacattttttgttattcttttgcattgtataatctctagagtacgtaaaatctaaaaattcatggaaattcgaggaacaaaaaaggtggccgaaattgcaagctggccggaatttggaacacttaccctagttcAAAAAGTTCTGAATAGAATAGTAAGGAACCTAGGTTGAAATCTTCAAAGTTCGATATTGTCCAAGGTAAAAGATATCGCATTCACGGTTTTGTATGAGCCCGTaataaatcaaatcaaaatgCCACGAATTGCCCCAACATTTTTTAAGGATCTGCACAAAGcccgtttaaaaaaaatggaccaAGAAGCAAATTTTCATTCGAAAAATTGTATTCAGGAAAATTGTAGGgctgtaaatttcctataagtaTTTGTTGCTTAGAAATATAACCGGTCGGATTATTAGGTTGAAGAATTGGGTGGGAATGGGttctgttaaccctttaaggacgattggaacaccggtgtcccataaataacataatttttcctgactgcctaaagttattttttccttatgtgtGTACGTTATTGCAAAAtagaaagttgaaggaatctTATATATGACATTTTCATTACAGCTTCATAACCAGGGATTTATCCGAAATCGTAAGATCTTCcatgagaatttaaaattgtgcaaatcagttgagaaatatgcttCAGGGGTTTTCATTgcttttacattaaaaaaaactgttaaaagGAAAAGTTTGAGATTACATGGTTCTTGAAgactaaaagaaaatatattttctctaattttcattttgaaactTCAAAATATTAGCTGTCcggcgagcaccaaatgctaacctatttcaatttagctgaaaatatatgtacagggtggctgaaaaaaatacaacaaactaaagcgctataGGGGAAgcgcttataattttggacagtctgcttataagcatcgaagttccaagtttgaagtgcgatattttcaatactaattgacatttcttgttactctcttttcagaagggttgtttcgAAACTTGACaaactatttatcgtcttatttttactaaaattagttttaatacgtttaaaaatgaattgatatgtagaggtgaatttggctcttattttggacaacttgtttattaatttgtccaacttggctgtaaatttggacagctaatccgcctcaacaggatgcccattgttcttcatttcatgaaccaatcttaccaagtcc
Proteins encoded in this window:
- the LOC129801590 gene encoding uncharacterized protein LOC129801590; the protein is MAKKIVKSFVICAFVISLVISPTFGQTPNDKQSQPVTYGSPFDEIIVESSLNIRKKPTPVRQSRSFVEELSGSAAVRRVRREDGNNFPNFENFGPNFGNFGSSSALANANAQNQYFGQNGFGGSAANAGAQSFESHGPLGGFGAAASNAQSQGFNVGPNGITGSAGLSGGQTYNLPNGQTLSLTYGNTVSFGPDGKPTVSRGNSIAFS
- the LOC129801603 gene encoding uncharacterized protein LOC129801603, whose amino-acid sequence is MTIQYQPPQWMHQVSSTSDGGVSAFVAGNSGSTGTVFQPSLAEESTANADESFATAESDPEVSSKTEIPKTDPEVTEKVSLPEKKVQVLEESDEDQDDFFEDRRRPNSSKSKGIMLFPMKFGSTDGAAIAIANSYSTGRGGNAVSHATAYGNPMEKKKFREIP